A genomic window from Roseofilum casamattae BLCC-M143 includes:
- a CDS encoding trifunctional serine/threonine-protein kinase/ATP-binding protein/sensor histidine kinase → MIPELANYKIGENIYQGTRTLVYRGVRCSDSLKVVIKFLRNSYPSFNELVQFRNQYAIAKNLDSAGILQPLSLERYGNGYALVMEDLGAISLDKLLTTDELDLERCLDIAIQLAEILQELDRQRVIHKDIKPGNILICPETQQVKLIDFSIASLLPREAQEIKNFNVLEGTLAYISPEQTGRMNRGIDYRSDFYSLGATLYQLLTGVLPFSSTDPVELVHCHISQQPVPPAARNPVSQRNRVSGIPPVVSDIVMKLMAKNAEERYQSALGLKFDLETCLKKWKETGKIEPFELATRDISGRFLIPEKLYGRAIEVETLLAAFERVANPNAELFLSTGRQDRVEMMLVAGFSGIGKTAVINEVHKPIVRQRGYFIKGKFDQFNRNIPFSAFTIAFRDLMKQLLAESDSKLAQWQQKILSALSENCQVIIDIIPELELLIGKQPPVPELSGSAAQNRFNLLFEKFIKVFATKEHPLVIFIDDLQWADSASLKLIQLLMGESETGYLLLLGAYRDNEVYPAHPLMLTLDEISNSGATINTITLAPLSATDINDLVADTLNCSQELAWPLTELIYQKTKGNPFFATQFLKALNEGEWISYNSDFGYWQCDMASVRQLTLTDDVVEFMAIQLQKLPQETQEVLKLAACIGNQFDLETLAIVSERSPIETATALWKALQERLVLPTNEVYKFYCFQENTTSLSGFEEQSPTYKFLHDRVQQAAYSLIPENKQKETRLKIGYLLLNYADAEKLSEQTFEIVDHFNFAIELIVDPLEQKKVVQLNLQAGKRAIAATAYQAANKYLTVALSLITDDNWTTSYDLTLDLHIEAANSAYLQGDYEKMETLIEAAIGNAHSIRDRVQAYEIKIQSSMAQNKRLEAIDIALDFLDELGVKISKNPNESDIRNSLEETKNILGETQVKDLVDLPKMIDPEKLAALRILAAIFPAAHQAFPQLLPITVCEQIKLSIQYGNSPISPFSYVLYGLILCATVGDIELGYQFGELALSCLHGDDVKPIKSRTIQVACVLTKHWKEHLKETLDLLELAYQAGLEVGDLDFIVTSAFGYCFNSFFMGRELKSLEQKMRFYSEAILRLKHKTVFHHNEMYRQVVLNLLGQNKETVMLVGEAYNEQEFVELYKEANDRNALGYLCSNKLFLCYLFGYHTQAFEIAGEVREKYIDGLTGLPMTPFFYFYDSLAQIAVYFDISKSGQEKVIEHVSENQEKMKKWAYHAPMNHQHKLNLVSAEKCRVLGQKLEAIELYDRAIAGAKENEYIQEEALANELAAKFYLDWGFDSAQPNGKEKIARVYMTDAYYCYARWGAKAKTNQLEAKYPQLLAPILQQPPLQLHGSETATYTLTQTVGSSSSKIGSMLDWATAMKASQSLSSEIHLDKLVAALMKAAIENAGADGAILLLKQQETWKIVARCSGEGCDLCATEASDESKIPMSVINKVKRSKEAIIINDFPRDTQFAGDPYLLQGQTLSFLCVPVLNQGKLVGVLYLENYLAVGAFTSDRVELLSMLCSQAAISLENARLYQQAQQALTDLQKAQLQLVQSEKMSALGNLVAGVAHEINNPVGFIAGNLDPAQDYLKDLFGLINLYQEKYPEPDAEIEEEIEAIDLEFLRDDLPQLISSMREGTDRIRHISTSLRTFSRTDKEYKVPFNVHEGLDSTLLILKHRLKANEERPDIEIIKEYGQLPEVQCFPGQLNQVFMNLIANAIDALDEGNNGRSFDEIAARPNQIEIRTFIEHQQVKICIRDNGMGMPEEVQERIFEQGFTTKGVGKGTGLGMAIAQQIIVDKHGGRITCSSEPGRGTELAIAIPTESN, encoded by the coding sequence ATGATCCCAGAACTAGCGAACTATAAAATCGGCGAAAACATATACCAGGGAACCCGAACCCTAGTCTATCGAGGAGTTCGCTGTTCTGACTCGCTCAAAGTCGTTATCAAATTTTTGCGCAACTCATATCCGAGCTTTAACGAATTAGTACAGTTTCGCAACCAATATGCCATTGCGAAAAACCTCGATAGTGCAGGAATTCTGCAGCCCTTAAGCCTAGAACGCTATGGCAATGGTTACGCCTTGGTGATGGAAGATTTAGGGGCTATCTCTCTGGACAAACTATTGACAACAGATGAATTAGACTTAGAACGCTGTTTGGATATAGCCATTCAACTGGCTGAGATATTACAGGAGCTAGACCGGCAACGAGTCATTCACAAAGATATCAAACCCGGTAATATCCTGATTTGTCCGGAAACCCAACAAGTTAAACTCATTGATTTCAGCATTGCCTCTCTCCTGCCTCGCGAAGCGCAAGAAATAAAAAACTTTAACGTCCTAGAAGGAACTCTAGCCTACATTTCCCCGGAACAAACCGGTCGGATGAATAGAGGCATCGACTACCGCAGCGACTTCTATTCTCTGGGAGCCACCTTATACCAACTGTTAACAGGAGTCTTACCCTTCAGCAGCACCGATCCAGTAGAGTTGGTACATTGTCATATTTCTCAACAGCCAGTACCACCAGCAGCAAGAAACCCGGTTTCTCAAAGAAACCGGGTTTCTGGAATACCGCCAGTAGTTTCAGATATTGTAATGAAACTGATGGCTAAGAATGCAGAAGAGCGCTATCAGAGTGCCTTGGGGTTAAAGTTCGATCTGGAAACTTGTCTGAAGAAATGGAAGGAAACAGGCAAGATAGAACCATTTGAGTTAGCAACTCGGGATATTTCAGGCCGCTTCCTCATTCCCGAAAAACTCTACGGACGCGCAATAGAAGTCGAGACCTTACTGGCAGCATTCGAGAGAGTGGCAAATCCTAATGCCGAACTCTTCCTTAGTACGGGGAGGCAAGACCGGGTTGAAATGATGCTTGTTGCCGGATTCTCGGGAATTGGTAAAACCGCCGTCATCAACGAAGTCCACAAACCAATCGTGCGGCAGCGCGGCTATTTTATCAAAGGGAAATTCGACCAATTCAATCGCAATATTCCCTTTAGTGCCTTCACGATCGCCTTCCGGGATTTAATGAAGCAGTTATTAGCAGAATCAGACAGTAAGCTAGCCCAGTGGCAGCAAAAGATTCTCTCTGCATTGAGTGAAAACTGCCAAGTTATTATTGACATTATTCCCGAATTAGAACTACTGATTGGCAAACAGCCTCCCGTTCCCGAACTATCGGGCAGTGCGGCGCAAAATCGCTTTAACCTATTATTTGAAAAATTTATTAAGGTTTTTGCTACAAAAGAGCATCCCTTAGTTATTTTTATCGATGACCTTCAGTGGGCAGATTCGGCATCCCTGAAATTGATACAACTGCTAATGGGCGAGAGCGAAACGGGTTATCTACTCTTGCTAGGAGCTTATCGGGATAACGAGGTATATCCCGCCCACCCCTTGATGCTGACCTTAGATGAAATTAGCAACTCGGGAGCGACTATTAATACGATAACTCTGGCTCCTTTAAGCGCAACAGATATCAATGACTTGGTAGCAGATACTCTTAACTGTAGCCAAGAATTGGCTTGGCCTTTAACGGAATTAATTTATCAAAAGACCAAGGGCAATCCCTTTTTTGCCACTCAGTTTCTTAAGGCTCTCAATGAAGGTGAATGGATTAGCTACAATTCAGATTTTGGGTATTGGCAGTGCGATATGGCTTCGGTGCGGCAACTAACGCTGACAGATGATGTCGTGGAATTTATGGCAATTCAGTTACAGAAGTTGCCTCAAGAGACTCAGGAAGTGTTGAAATTAGCTGCTTGTATTGGCAACCAGTTTGACTTGGAAACTTTGGCTATTGTTAGCGAGCGATCGCCAATAGAAACCGCAACAGCATTGTGGAAGGCATTGCAAGAAAGGTTAGTATTACCCACCAATGAGGTGTACAAGTTCTATTGTTTTCAGGAAAATACCACCAGTTTATCCGGTTTCGAGGAGCAATCGCCAACTTATAAATTTTTACATGACAGAGTTCAACAAGCTGCCTATTCTTTGATTCCAGAAAACAAACAAAAAGAAACGCGCTTAAAAATCGGTTATCTACTCTTAAACTATGCCGATGCAGAGAAATTATCCGAGCAAACTTTTGAAATTGTCGATCATTTTAATTTTGCTATCGAACTGATCGTCGATCCCTTAGAGCAAAAAAAGGTTGTCCAGCTCAACTTACAGGCTGGAAAACGTGCAATAGCCGCTACGGCCTATCAAGCGGCAAATAAATATTTAACAGTAGCACTAAGTCTTATAACCGACGACAACTGGACAACGAGTTATGATTTAACTCTCGATTTACATATAGAGGCAGCAAATTCTGCTTATCTTCAAGGCGATTACGAAAAAATGGAAACACTGATCGAAGCTGCGATCGGTAATGCCCATTCAATTCGAGATCGAGTGCAAGCTTATGAAATAAAAATTCAGTCGTCAATGGCTCAAAATAAAAGATTGGAAGCTATTGATATTGCTCTTGACTTCCTGGATGAACTAGGAGTGAAAATATCCAAAAATCCTAATGAATCAGACATCAGAAATTCGCTTGAAGAAACTAAGAATATTTTAGGAGAAACGCAGGTAAAAGACTTGGTCGATCTACCCAAAATGATCGATCCAGAAAAATTAGCAGCACTTCGTATCTTGGCTGCAATTTTTCCGGCAGCTCATCAAGCATTTCCTCAGCTATTGCCGATAACAGTTTGCGAACAAATTAAATTATCAATTCAGTATGGAAATTCTCCTATTTCTCCTTTCTCCTATGTTCTTTACGGACTTATTCTCTGTGCAACTGTTGGAGATATTGAACTGGGATATCAATTTGGAGAGTTGGCATTAAGTTGTTTGCATGGGGATGATGTTAAACCGATAAAATCCAGGACGATTCAAGTCGCTTGTGTCCTGACCAAGCACTGGAAAGAACATCTAAAAGAAACATTGGATTTATTGGAATTAGCTTACCAAGCTGGTTTAGAGGTTGGCGATTTAGACTTCATAGTTACTTCTGCTTTCGGATACTGCTTTAACTCATTTTTTATGGGTCGAGAGCTTAAATCTCTCGAGCAAAAAATGAGGTTTTATAGTGAGGCAATATTACGCCTTAAACATAAAACTGTATTCCATCATAACGAAATGTATCGCCAAGTTGTTTTGAACTTACTCGGGCAAAATAAAGAGACTGTAATGTTGGTAGGTGAAGCTTATAACGAGCAAGAGTTTGTGGAGCTTTATAAAGAAGCAAACGATCGCAATGCGTTAGGTTACTTATGTAGCAATAAATTGTTTTTATGTTACTTATTTGGCTATCATACTCAAGCATTTGAAATAGCAGGCGAAGTTCGTGAAAAGTATATAGATGGCTTGACCGGGTTGCCGATGACTCCTTTCTTTTATTTTTATGATTCTCTGGCTCAAATTGCTGTTTATTTCGATATATCTAAATCCGGTCAAGAAAAAGTTATAGAGCATGTTTCTGAAAATCAGGAGAAGATGAAAAAATGGGCATATCATGCTCCCATGAATCATCAGCATAAATTGAATCTAGTAAGCGCTGAAAAGTGCAGAGTATTAGGGCAAAAGCTTGAAGCGATAGAATTATACGATCGCGCCATAGCTGGAGCCAAAGAAAACGAGTACATACAAGAAGAAGCCCTGGCCAACGAACTGGCAGCCAAATTTTACCTCGACTGGGGCTTCGACTCGGCTCAGCCGAACGGTAAAGAAAAAATTGCCCGAGTATATATGACCGATGCCTACTACTGCTATGCTCGCTGGGGTGCGAAAGCCAAAACTAACCAACTCGAAGCCAAATATCCGCAACTGCTCGCTCCAATTCTGCAACAACCTCCCTTGCAATTACACGGCAGTGAAACTGCGACCTATACTTTGACGCAAACGGTGGGTTCGAGCAGCAGCAAGATCGGCTCGATGCTTGATTGGGCAACGGCGATGAAAGCATCTCAGTCTCTATCGAGCGAAATTCACCTGGATAAACTGGTCGCAGCTTTAATGAAAGCAGCGATAGAAAATGCCGGAGCGGACGGCGCTATTTTGCTTTTAAAGCAACAAGAAACTTGGAAAATTGTAGCTCGATGTTCGGGAGAAGGCTGTGATTTGTGTGCGACTGAAGCATCAGACGAGAGCAAGATTCCAATGAGTGTCATTAATAAGGTCAAACGCAGTAAAGAAGCAATTATTATTAACGACTTTCCTCGCGATACTCAGTTTGCAGGCGACCCTTATTTGTTGCAAGGACAAACCCTTAGTTTCTTGTGCGTGCCGGTTCTCAATCAAGGCAAACTCGTCGGCGTCCTCTATCTGGAGAACTATCTAGCCGTGGGAGCTTTTACGAGCGATCGCGTGGAACTCCTTTCTATGCTCTGTTCCCAAGCCGCTATCTCTCTGGAAAATGCCCGTCTGTACCAACAAGCGCAACAAGCGTTAACCGACTTACAAAAAGCACAACTGCAACTGGTGCAAAGCGAGAAGATGTCGGCTTTGGGCAACTTGGTTGCGGGAGTGGCCCACGAAATAAATAATCCGGTGGGATTTATTGCTGGAAACCTAGATCCAGCTCAAGATTACTTAAAAGACTTGTTCGGACTCATTAACCTTTATCAGGAGAAATATCCCGAGCCTGATGCCGAAATAGAAGAAGAAATTGAAGCGATAGACTTGGAATTTTTGCGCGACGATTTACCGCAATTAATCTCTTCCATGCGCGAAGGAACCGATCGCATTCGCCACATTAGCACGTCCCTACGCACCTTCTCGCGCACGGACAAAGAATACAAAGTTCCGTTTAATGTGCATGAGGGTCTTGACAGTACCTTGCTCATTTTGAAACATCGCCTGAAAGCCAACGAAGAGCGTCCGGACATTGAAATTATCAAAGAGTACGGACAATTGCCAGAAGTGCAATGTTTCCCCGGACAGCTCAACCAAGTGTTTATGAATCTAATTGCTAATGCCATCGATGCATTAGATGAAGGAAATAACGGACGTAGCTTTGATGAGATTGCCGCTCGGCCCAATCAAATTGAGATTCGCACCTTCATCGAACACCAGCAAGTAAAAATCTGTATTAGGGACAATGGTATGGGAATGCCTGAGGAAGTGCAAGAGCGCATCTTCGAGCAAGGGTTTACCACGAAAGGAGTGGGGAAAGGTACGGGCTTGGGAATGGCGATCGCCCAGCAAATCATTGTGGACAAACATGGCGGCCGGATTACCTGTAGTTCGGAACCGGGCCGGGGAACGGAATTGGCGATCGCTATTCCTACTGAATCGAATTAG